The genome window ATCCATGCCGATCGCGCTAATAAAAAGCGGCCTTTTGCTACCGCCTCTGCAAATTTCTCTTACAAATTTACAGCTACCTTTAAAAGGCGATTTAGCTACGCCCACGACCTGCACTCTGCGCTCCAAGCACTCGTATAAATGCCCGCCCAGACCGTATCCGCCCTCGTCGTCAAGATAAACAAAACCGTCGATCACGATGAGCGAGATATCCCGTACATCCAAATCCTGCAAAAGCGAGACGATGCACGGCAGCTCCCTTTTATAAAAGCTTCCGCTCTCATAGGGCGCTACGTTGCCAACTACCTTTGAGATGATTTTGAGCGGCTTTTCGTCGCTAAAGTTTTCAAACAAAACCCCTACGACTTTAGCCTTATTTCCAGTATAGTACGCATCTGCGGCAAGTTTCATCGACATCTTTTAAATTTGAGCGGTAAAAGGCGGCTTAGATTTAAAACACTCGGCCGCCTCAAAAGCTCAAATTTAATCCCACTGTAAAACGACCTTA of Campylobacter showae contains these proteins:
- a CDS encoding endonuclease V yields the protein MKLAADAYYTGNKAKVVGVLFENFSDEKPLKIISKVVGNVAPYESGSFYKRELPCIVSLLQDLDVRDISLIVIDGFVYLDDEGGYGLGGHLYECLERRVQVVGVAKSPFKGSCKFVREICRGGSKRPLFISAIGMDVDEAARLVKGMSGEFRMPSLLKILDDETKTEI